One Mangifera indica cultivar Alphonso chromosome 4, CATAS_Mindica_2.1, whole genome shotgun sequence genomic region harbors:
- the LOC123212673 gene encoding wax ester synthase/diacylglycerol acyltransferase 11-like isoform X1: MDSHPNEPDDPLTPAGRLFLHPEMNVIIHCVFGFKNPIDVAQAKSTIRDSLMVQHPRFSSLMVRDSRGFEHWRKTHIDIDRHVIVVSQDHNIVSVNDYVAELSVSSPLSYDKPLWEIHVLEGHNCAVFRIHHALGDGISLMSMLLASCRLAADTEALPTVGVAGNRRDNSLGRNWREIVGGFVKMIWFSLMFCIEFVLTSLWVCDRKTAISGGAGVELWPRKLATATFVLEDMKAVKRAFDNATINDVLFGVVSFGLSRYLDHRSPNVALPEGLRITGVAMINLRQQPGLQAQELSEMMKRKKSGSRWGNKFGILLLPVYYHKAGPDPLAYLRRAKAMIDRKKRTLEGHFSYRIGYLVMSWFGSKFASMLNYRIVCNTSFTISNLVGPQEEITLAGNPVTYIRANTSSIAHALTMHVVSYAGRADMQILVAKDIIPDPEFLAKCFEDALLEMKEAATAAEVSNKI, encoded by the exons ATGGACTCCCATCCAAACGAACCAGACGATCCACTCACCCCCGCCGGCCGCCTCTTCCTCCACCCGGAGATGAACGTCATAATCCACTGTGTGTTCGGCTTCAAAAACCCCATAGACGTGGCCCAAGCCAAGTCCACAATCAGAGACTCCCTCATGGTTCAACACCCTCGATTCTCCAGTCTCATGGTCCGTGACTCCCGTGGCTTTGAACATTGGAGAAAAACGCACATCGACATCGACCGCCACGTCATCGTCGTCTCTCAGGATCACAACATTGTATCCGTCAATGACTACGTGGCGGAGTTGTCAGTGAGTTCCCCGCTCAGTTACGACAAGCCCTTGTGGGAGATTCACGTGTTGGAAGGTCACAATTGTGCTGTGTTTAGAATTCATCACGCTCTGGGCGATGGGATTTCGTTGATGTCCATGTTGTTGGCCAGCTGCAGACTGGCGGCGGACACTGAGGCGTTGCCGACGGTGGGAGTTGCCGGGAATCGGAGAGATAATAGTTTGGGAAGGAATTGGAGAGAGATTGTGGGGGGGTTTGTGAAAATGATTTGGTTCAGTTTGATGTTTTGTATTGAATTTGTGTTGACAAGTTTGTGGGTTTGCGATCGGAAAACGGCGATCAGCGGCGGCGCCGGGGTGGAGCTCTGGCCGAGGAAGCTGGCAACCGCCACGTTTGTGTTGGAAGATATGAAAGCGGTAAAAAGGGCCTTTGATAATGCG ACCATCAATGACGTTCTTTTTGGAGTGGTGTCATTTGGATTATCAAGATACCTGGATCACCGATCACCAAATG TAGCTCTACCAGAGGGACTTCGGATTACGGGCGTAGCCATGATTAATTTAAGACAGCAACCAGGATTGCAG GCTCAGGAATTATCCGaaatgatgaaaagaaagaaatcaggATCACGGTGGGGGAACAAATTTGGCATACTTCTTCTACCTGTTTATTATCACAAAGCCGGTCCTGATCCCCTAGCGTATTTGAGGAGAGCTAAGGCAATGATCGACAGGAAGAAACGGACTTTAGAGGGTCATTTTTCATACAGAATTGGTTATCTTGTAATGTCTTGGTTTGGATCAAAG TTTGCTTCAATGCTGAATTACAGGATTGTTTGCAATACCAGCTTCACAATCTCAAATTTAGTTGGTCCACAGGAAGAAATTACACTTGCAGGCAACCCTGTAACTTATATCAGGGCGAACACTAGTAGCATAGCCCAT GCATTGACAATGCACGTGGTGAGCTATGCAGGAAGAGCTGATATGCAAATCCTGGTTGCCAAAGACATCATCCCTGACCCAGAATTTCTTGCCAAGTGTTTCGAAGACGCGTTGCTTGAAATGAAAGAGGCAGCCACAGCAGCTGAAGTCTCCAACAAGATTTAG
- the LOC123212673 gene encoding wax ester synthase/diacylglycerol acyltransferase 11-like isoform X5, which yields MDSHPNEPDDPLTPAGRLFLHPEMNVIIHCVFGFKNPIDVAQAKSTIRDSLMVQHPRFSSLMVRDSRGFEHWRKTHIDIDRHVIVVSQDHNIVSVNDYVAELSVSSPLSYDKPLWEIHVLEGHNCAVFRIHHALGDGISLMSMLLASCRLAADTEALPTVGVAGNRRDNSLGRNWREIVGGFVKMIWFSLMFCIEFVLTSLWVCDRKTAISGGAGVELWPRKLATATFVLEDMKAVKRAFDNATINDVLFGVVSFGLSRYLDHRSPNVALPEGLRITGVAMINLRQQPGLQAQELSEMMKRKKSGSRWGNKFGILLLPVYYHKAGPDPLAYLRRAKAMIDRKKRTLEGHFSYRIGYLVMSWFGSKFASMLNYRIVCNTSFTISNLVGPQEEITLAGNPVTYIRANTSSIAHCL from the exons ATGGACTCCCATCCAAACGAACCAGACGATCCACTCACCCCCGCCGGCCGCCTCTTCCTCCACCCGGAGATGAACGTCATAATCCACTGTGTGTTCGGCTTCAAAAACCCCATAGACGTGGCCCAAGCCAAGTCCACAATCAGAGACTCCCTCATGGTTCAACACCCTCGATTCTCCAGTCTCATGGTCCGTGACTCCCGTGGCTTTGAACATTGGAGAAAAACGCACATCGACATCGACCGCCACGTCATCGTCGTCTCTCAGGATCACAACATTGTATCCGTCAATGACTACGTGGCGGAGTTGTCAGTGAGTTCCCCGCTCAGTTACGACAAGCCCTTGTGGGAGATTCACGTGTTGGAAGGTCACAATTGTGCTGTGTTTAGAATTCATCACGCTCTGGGCGATGGGATTTCGTTGATGTCCATGTTGTTGGCCAGCTGCAGACTGGCGGCGGACACTGAGGCGTTGCCGACGGTGGGAGTTGCCGGGAATCGGAGAGATAATAGTTTGGGAAGGAATTGGAGAGAGATTGTGGGGGGGTTTGTGAAAATGATTTGGTTCAGTTTGATGTTTTGTATTGAATTTGTGTTGACAAGTTTGTGGGTTTGCGATCGGAAAACGGCGATCAGCGGCGGCGCCGGGGTGGAGCTCTGGCCGAGGAAGCTGGCAACCGCCACGTTTGTGTTGGAAGATATGAAAGCGGTAAAAAGGGCCTTTGATAATGCG ACCATCAATGACGTTCTTTTTGGAGTGGTGTCATTTGGATTATCAAGATACCTGGATCACCGATCACCAAATG TAGCTCTACCAGAGGGACTTCGGATTACGGGCGTAGCCATGATTAATTTAAGACAGCAACCAGGATTGCAG GCTCAGGAATTATCCGaaatgatgaaaagaaagaaatcaggATCACGGTGGGGGAACAAATTTGGCATACTTCTTCTACCTGTTTATTATCACAAAGCCGGTCCTGATCCCCTAGCGTATTTGAGGAGAGCTAAGGCAATGATCGACAGGAAGAAACGGACTTTAGAGGGTCATTTTTCATACAGAATTGGTTATCTTGTAATGTCTTGGTTTGGATCAAAG TTTGCTTCAATGCTGAATTACAGGATTGTTTGCAATACCAGCTTCACAATCTCAAATTTAGTTGGTCCACAGGAAGAAATTACACTTGCAGGCAACCCTGTAACTTATATCAGGGCGAACACTAGTAGCATAGCCCAT TGTTTGTGA
- the LOC123212892 gene encoding 40S ribosomal protein S16 has translation MATASPAPVESVQCFGRKKTAVAVTYCKRGRGLIKINGCPIELVEPEILRFKAYEPILLLGRHRFAGVDMRIRVKGGGHTSQIYAIRQSIAKALVAFYQKYVDEQSKKEIKDILVRYDRTLLVADPRRCEPKKFGGRGARARFQKSYR, from the coding sequence ATGGCAACTGCTTCCCCAGCCCCTGTGGAGTCTGTACAATGTTTCGGCCGCAAGAAGACGGCTGTCGCCGTCACTTACTGCAAGCGTGGTCGCGGTCTGATCAAGATCAACGGCTGTCCAATCGAGCTGGTAGAGCCGGAGATCTTGCGCTTTAAAGCCTACGAGCCGATCCTCTTGCTGGGACGACACCGTTTCGCCGGCGTCGACATGAGGATTCGCGTGAAGGGCGGAGGACACACATCGCAGATCTACGCGATCAGGCAGAGCATAGCTAAGGCGCTCGTGGCCTTTTACCAGAAGTACGTGGACGAGCAGAGCAAGAAGGAAATCAAGGACATTCTTGTGAGGTACGATAGGACCTTGCTTGTGGCGGACCCCAGACGGTGCGAGCCCAAGAAGTTTGGTGGTCGTGGTGCCCGAGCTAGGTTCCAAAAGAGTTACCGTTAA
- the LOC123212673 gene encoding wax ester synthase/diacylglycerol acyltransferase 11-like isoform X2: MDSHPNEPDDPLTPAGRLFLHPEMNVIIHCVFGFKNPIDVAQAKSTIRDSLMVQHPRFSSLMVRDSRGFEHWRKTHIDIDRHVIVVSQDHNIVSVNDYVAELSVSSPLSYDKPLWEIHVLEGHNCAVFRIHHALGDGISLMSMLLASCRLAADTEALPTVGVAGNRRDNSLGRNWREIVGGFVKMIWFSLMFCIEFVLTSLWVCDRKTAISGGAGVELWPRKLATATFVLEDMKAVKRAFDNATINDVLFGVVSFGLSRYLDHRSPNALPEGLRITGVAMINLRQQPGLQAQELSEMMKRKKSGSRWGNKFGILLLPVYYHKAGPDPLAYLRRAKAMIDRKKRTLEGHFSYRIGYLVMSWFGSKFASMLNYRIVCNTSFTISNLVGPQEEITLAGNPVTYIRANTSSIAHALTMHVVSYAGRADMQILVAKDIIPDPEFLAKCFEDALLEMKEAATAAEVSNKI, from the exons ATGGACTCCCATCCAAACGAACCAGACGATCCACTCACCCCCGCCGGCCGCCTCTTCCTCCACCCGGAGATGAACGTCATAATCCACTGTGTGTTCGGCTTCAAAAACCCCATAGACGTGGCCCAAGCCAAGTCCACAATCAGAGACTCCCTCATGGTTCAACACCCTCGATTCTCCAGTCTCATGGTCCGTGACTCCCGTGGCTTTGAACATTGGAGAAAAACGCACATCGACATCGACCGCCACGTCATCGTCGTCTCTCAGGATCACAACATTGTATCCGTCAATGACTACGTGGCGGAGTTGTCAGTGAGTTCCCCGCTCAGTTACGACAAGCCCTTGTGGGAGATTCACGTGTTGGAAGGTCACAATTGTGCTGTGTTTAGAATTCATCACGCTCTGGGCGATGGGATTTCGTTGATGTCCATGTTGTTGGCCAGCTGCAGACTGGCGGCGGACACTGAGGCGTTGCCGACGGTGGGAGTTGCCGGGAATCGGAGAGATAATAGTTTGGGAAGGAATTGGAGAGAGATTGTGGGGGGGTTTGTGAAAATGATTTGGTTCAGTTTGATGTTTTGTATTGAATTTGTGTTGACAAGTTTGTGGGTTTGCGATCGGAAAACGGCGATCAGCGGCGGCGCCGGGGTGGAGCTCTGGCCGAGGAAGCTGGCAACCGCCACGTTTGTGTTGGAAGATATGAAAGCGGTAAAAAGGGCCTTTGATAATGCG ACCATCAATGACGTTCTTTTTGGAGTGGTGTCATTTGGATTATCAAGATACCTGGATCACCGATCACCAAATG CTCTACCAGAGGGACTTCGGATTACGGGCGTAGCCATGATTAATTTAAGACAGCAACCAGGATTGCAG GCTCAGGAATTATCCGaaatgatgaaaagaaagaaatcaggATCACGGTGGGGGAACAAATTTGGCATACTTCTTCTACCTGTTTATTATCACAAAGCCGGTCCTGATCCCCTAGCGTATTTGAGGAGAGCTAAGGCAATGATCGACAGGAAGAAACGGACTTTAGAGGGTCATTTTTCATACAGAATTGGTTATCTTGTAATGTCTTGGTTTGGATCAAAG TTTGCTTCAATGCTGAATTACAGGATTGTTTGCAATACCAGCTTCACAATCTCAAATTTAGTTGGTCCACAGGAAGAAATTACACTTGCAGGCAACCCTGTAACTTATATCAGGGCGAACACTAGTAGCATAGCCCAT GCATTGACAATGCACGTGGTGAGCTATGCAGGAAGAGCTGATATGCAAATCCTGGTTGCCAAAGACATCATCCCTGACCCAGAATTTCTTGCCAAGTGTTTCGAAGACGCGTTGCTTGAAATGAAAGAGGCAGCCACAGCAGCTGAAGTCTCCAACAAGATTTAG
- the LOC123212952 gene encoding protein ALP1-like, giving the protein MNSQKLSAVLSSLTSQLFLLILLLFPDSNSSEKYNLFPLISHFLSAQQVAASVSFLTVSRKRKRTHFLDQDSETTHEGRSSKPEDGIVQLSLTQSPDSFKNSFKMKYSTFRWLSGLLEPLLDCRDPVGSPLNLSPDVRLGIGLFRLVTGSDYGELANRFGVTESVTRFCVKQLCRVLCTNFRFWVAFPSGEEVNSISESFEELSGLPNCCGVIDCTRFKIVNNDTSKPCKYDKLSEESVAVQLVVDSSSRILSIVAGIRGDKGDSRVLKSSTLYKDIEEKKLLNSGPVFVNGVAVDQYLIGDGGYPLLPWLMVPFVDTKPGSIEENFNAAHAMLRIPALKTIASLKNWGVLSRPIQEEFKTAVAFIGACSILHNALIMRDDDSGLCEEWRDYSLHDQSSQYYSDNSLEENLIEQRASVIRTALATRARSCPDSSFGTDPCSSVQ; this is encoded by the coding sequence ATGAATTCCCAGAAATTGTCTGCTGTACTTTCTTCTTTAACTTCTCAGCTCTTTCTTcttattctccttctttttcCCGACTCAAATTCGTCTGAAAAATACAACCTTTTCCCTCTGATTTCTCACTTTCTTTCTGCCCAGCAGGTTGCTGCTTCTGTTTCTTTCCTTACGGTTTccagaaaaaggaagagaaccCATTTCTTAGATCAAGATTCTGAAACTACCCATGAAGGTAGATCCTCCAAACCCGAAGATGGAATCGTTCAACTCAGTTTGACTCAATCCCCTGATTCGTTCAAAAACTCGTTCAAAATGAAATATTCTACCTTCAGATGGCTCTCTGGATTGCTTGAGCCGTTGTTAGATTGCCGTGACCCGGTGGGTTCACCTTTGAATCTATCCCCCGATGTCCGGCTCGGTATTGGTCTGTTTAGGTTAGTTACTGGGTCAGATTATGGTGAACTCGCTAATAGATTCGGGGTCACTGAGTCGGTGACTCGCTTTTGTGTTAAACAGTTGTGTCGTGTTCTTTGCACTAATTTTCGATTCTGGGTTGCGTTTCCTAGCGGAGAGGAGGTTAATTCTATATCTGAATCTTTTGAAGAACTCTCAGGGCTGCCTAATTGCTGTGGTGTTATTGATTGTACAAGGTTCAAAATTGTTAACAATGATACATCAAAACcttgtaaatatgataaattaagtGAAGAAAGTGTTGCAGTACAGCTTGTTGTTGATTCATCTTCAAGAATTTTGAGCATTGTTGCTGGTATTCGTGGCGATAAAGGTGATTCAAGAGTGCTAAAGTCTTCAACTTTATACAAAgatattgaagaaaaaaagttattgaATTCAGGTCCAGTCTTTGTTAATGGAGTTGCTGTAGATCAGTACTTAATTGGTGACGGAGGCTACCCTTTGCTTCCATGGTTAATGGTACCATTTGTGGATACTAAACCAGGATCGATTGAAGAAAACTTTAACGCAGCACATGCCATGTTGCGTATTCCGGCGTTGAAAACTATTGCTAGTTTAAAGAATTGGGGGGTTTTGAGCAGGCCGATACAAGAGGAGTTTAAGACTGCAGTTGCTTTTATTGGTGCTTGTTCCATTCTTCACAATGCTCTGATTATGAGAGATGATGATTCTGGATTGTGTGAAGAATGGAGAGATTACTCATTGCATGATCAGAGCTCTCAGTATTACAGTGATAATAGTTTGGAGGAGAATTTGATTGAGCAAAGAGCTTCGGTTATACGAACAGCCTTGGCTACAAGAGCAAGAAGTTGTCCAGATTCAAGTTTTGGTACAGATCCCTGCAGTTCGGTGCAATGA
- the LOC123212673 gene encoding wax ester synthase/diacylglycerol acyltransferase 11-like isoform X4: MDSHPNEPDDPLTPAGRLFLHPEMNVIIHCVFGFKNPIDVAQAKSTIRDSLMVQHPRFSSLMVRDSRGFEHWRKTHIDIDRHVIVVSQDHNIVSVNDYVAELSVSSPLSYDKPLWEIHVLEGHNCAVFRIHHALGDGISLMSMLLASCRLAADTEALPTVGVAGNRRDNSLGRNWREIVGGFVKMIWFSLMFCIEFVLTSLWVCDRKTAISGGAGVELWPRKLATATFVLEDMKAVKRAFDNATINDVLFGVVSFGLSRYLDHRSPNALPEGLRITGVAMINLRQQPGLQELSEMMKRKKSGSRWGNKFGILLLPVYYHKAGPDPLAYLRRAKAMIDRKKRTLEGHFSYRIGYLVMSWFGSKFASMLNYRIVCNTSFTISNLVGPQEEITLAGNPVTYIRANTSSIAHALTMHVVSYAGRADMQILVAKDIIPDPEFLAKCFEDALLEMKEAATAAEVSNKI; this comes from the exons ATGGACTCCCATCCAAACGAACCAGACGATCCACTCACCCCCGCCGGCCGCCTCTTCCTCCACCCGGAGATGAACGTCATAATCCACTGTGTGTTCGGCTTCAAAAACCCCATAGACGTGGCCCAAGCCAAGTCCACAATCAGAGACTCCCTCATGGTTCAACACCCTCGATTCTCCAGTCTCATGGTCCGTGACTCCCGTGGCTTTGAACATTGGAGAAAAACGCACATCGACATCGACCGCCACGTCATCGTCGTCTCTCAGGATCACAACATTGTATCCGTCAATGACTACGTGGCGGAGTTGTCAGTGAGTTCCCCGCTCAGTTACGACAAGCCCTTGTGGGAGATTCACGTGTTGGAAGGTCACAATTGTGCTGTGTTTAGAATTCATCACGCTCTGGGCGATGGGATTTCGTTGATGTCCATGTTGTTGGCCAGCTGCAGACTGGCGGCGGACACTGAGGCGTTGCCGACGGTGGGAGTTGCCGGGAATCGGAGAGATAATAGTTTGGGAAGGAATTGGAGAGAGATTGTGGGGGGGTTTGTGAAAATGATTTGGTTCAGTTTGATGTTTTGTATTGAATTTGTGTTGACAAGTTTGTGGGTTTGCGATCGGAAAACGGCGATCAGCGGCGGCGCCGGGGTGGAGCTCTGGCCGAGGAAGCTGGCAACCGCCACGTTTGTGTTGGAAGATATGAAAGCGGTAAAAAGGGCCTTTGATAATGCG ACCATCAATGACGTTCTTTTTGGAGTGGTGTCATTTGGATTATCAAGATACCTGGATCACCGATCACCAAATG CTCTACCAGAGGGACTTCGGATTACGGGCGTAGCCATGATTAATTTAAGACAGCAACCAGGATTGCAG GAATTATCCGaaatgatgaaaagaaagaaatcaggATCACGGTGGGGGAACAAATTTGGCATACTTCTTCTACCTGTTTATTATCACAAAGCCGGTCCTGATCCCCTAGCGTATTTGAGGAGAGCTAAGGCAATGATCGACAGGAAGAAACGGACTTTAGAGGGTCATTTTTCATACAGAATTGGTTATCTTGTAATGTCTTGGTTTGGATCAAAG TTTGCTTCAATGCTGAATTACAGGATTGTTTGCAATACCAGCTTCACAATCTCAAATTTAGTTGGTCCACAGGAAGAAATTACACTTGCAGGCAACCCTGTAACTTATATCAGGGCGAACACTAGTAGCATAGCCCAT GCATTGACAATGCACGTGGTGAGCTATGCAGGAAGAGCTGATATGCAAATCCTGGTTGCCAAAGACATCATCCCTGACCCAGAATTTCTTGCCAAGTGTTTCGAAGACGCGTTGCTTGAAATGAAAGAGGCAGCCACAGCAGCTGAAGTCTCCAACAAGATTTAG
- the LOC123212673 gene encoding wax ester synthase/diacylglycerol acyltransferase 11-like isoform X3 — MDSHPNEPDDPLTPAGRLFLHPEMNVIIHCVFGFKNPIDVAQAKSTIRDSLMVQHPRFSSLMVRDSRGFEHWRKTHIDIDRHVIVVSQDHNIVSVNDYVAELSVSSPLSYDKPLWEIHVLEGHNCAVFRIHHALGDGISLMSMLLASCRLAADTEALPTVGVAGNRRDNSLGRNWREIVGGFVKMIWFSLMFCIEFVLTSLWVCDRKTAISGGAGVELWPRKLATATFVLEDMKAVKRAFDNATINDVLFGVVSFGLSRYLDHRSPNVALPEGLRITGVAMINLRQQPGLQELSEMMKRKKSGSRWGNKFGILLLPVYYHKAGPDPLAYLRRAKAMIDRKKRTLEGHFSYRIGYLVMSWFGSKFASMLNYRIVCNTSFTISNLVGPQEEITLAGNPVTYIRANTSSIAHALTMHVVSYAGRADMQILVAKDIIPDPEFLAKCFEDALLEMKEAATAAEVSNKI; from the exons ATGGACTCCCATCCAAACGAACCAGACGATCCACTCACCCCCGCCGGCCGCCTCTTCCTCCACCCGGAGATGAACGTCATAATCCACTGTGTGTTCGGCTTCAAAAACCCCATAGACGTGGCCCAAGCCAAGTCCACAATCAGAGACTCCCTCATGGTTCAACACCCTCGATTCTCCAGTCTCATGGTCCGTGACTCCCGTGGCTTTGAACATTGGAGAAAAACGCACATCGACATCGACCGCCACGTCATCGTCGTCTCTCAGGATCACAACATTGTATCCGTCAATGACTACGTGGCGGAGTTGTCAGTGAGTTCCCCGCTCAGTTACGACAAGCCCTTGTGGGAGATTCACGTGTTGGAAGGTCACAATTGTGCTGTGTTTAGAATTCATCACGCTCTGGGCGATGGGATTTCGTTGATGTCCATGTTGTTGGCCAGCTGCAGACTGGCGGCGGACACTGAGGCGTTGCCGACGGTGGGAGTTGCCGGGAATCGGAGAGATAATAGTTTGGGAAGGAATTGGAGAGAGATTGTGGGGGGGTTTGTGAAAATGATTTGGTTCAGTTTGATGTTTTGTATTGAATTTGTGTTGACAAGTTTGTGGGTTTGCGATCGGAAAACGGCGATCAGCGGCGGCGCCGGGGTGGAGCTCTGGCCGAGGAAGCTGGCAACCGCCACGTTTGTGTTGGAAGATATGAAAGCGGTAAAAAGGGCCTTTGATAATGCG ACCATCAATGACGTTCTTTTTGGAGTGGTGTCATTTGGATTATCAAGATACCTGGATCACCGATCACCAAATG TAGCTCTACCAGAGGGACTTCGGATTACGGGCGTAGCCATGATTAATTTAAGACAGCAACCAGGATTGCAG GAATTATCCGaaatgatgaaaagaaagaaatcaggATCACGGTGGGGGAACAAATTTGGCATACTTCTTCTACCTGTTTATTATCACAAAGCCGGTCCTGATCCCCTAGCGTATTTGAGGAGAGCTAAGGCAATGATCGACAGGAAGAAACGGACTTTAGAGGGTCATTTTTCATACAGAATTGGTTATCTTGTAATGTCTTGGTTTGGATCAAAG TTTGCTTCAATGCTGAATTACAGGATTGTTTGCAATACCAGCTTCACAATCTCAAATTTAGTTGGTCCACAGGAAGAAATTACACTTGCAGGCAACCCTGTAACTTATATCAGGGCGAACACTAGTAGCATAGCCCAT GCATTGACAATGCACGTGGTGAGCTATGCAGGAAGAGCTGATATGCAAATCCTGGTTGCCAAAGACATCATCCCTGACCCAGAATTTCTTGCCAAGTGTTTCGAAGACGCGTTGCTTGAAATGAAAGAGGCAGCCACAGCAGCTGAAGTCTCCAACAAGATTTAG
- the LOC123212834 gene encoding caffeoyl-CoA O-methyltransferase has product MAANANEQQSRHQEVGHKSLLQSDALYQYILETSVYPREPEPMKELREITAKHPWNIMTTSADEGQFLNMLLKLINAKNTMEIGVYTGYSLLATALALPDDGKILAMDINRENYELGLPVIEKAGVAHKIDFREGPAMPVLDQMMEDGKYHGTFDFIFVDADKDNYMNYHKRLIELVKVGGVIGYDNTLWNGSVVAPPDAPLRKYVRYYRDFVLELNKALAADPRIEICMLPVGDGITLCRRIK; this is encoded by the exons ATGGCAGCCAACGCAAATGAGCAACAGAGCCGGCACCAGGAGGTCGGCCATAAAAGCCTTCTGCAAAGCGATGCTCTTTATCAGTACATTCTCGAGACTAGCGTGTATCCCAGAGAGCCTGAGCCCATGAAGGAGCTCAGGGAGATAACTGCAAAACATCCATG GAACATCATGACAACATCAGCCGATGAAGGACAGTTCCTCAACATGCTTCTGAAGCTCATCAATGCCAAGAACACAATGGAGATAGGCGTCTACACCGGCTACTCTCTCTTGGCCACCGCTCTTGCTCTTCCTGACGACGGAAAG ATTTTGGCCATGGACATCAACAGGGAAAACTACGAGTTGGGTCTGCCTGTAATTGAAAAAGCTGGAGTTGCACACAAGATTGATTTTCGAGAAGGCCCTGCGATGCCTGTTCTTGACCAAATGATGGAAGAT GGGAAGTACCATGGGACGTTTGATTTCATATTCGTGGACGCTGATAAGGACAACTACATGAACTACCACAAGAGGCTAATTGAGCTGGTGAAGGTCGGCGGAGTAATTGGCTACGACAATACCCTATGGAACGGATCAGTGGTGGCGCCACCCGATGCTCCGCTTAGAAAGTATGTCAGGTATTACAGGGACTTTGTTTTGGAGCTCAATAAGGCCCTCGCTGCTGACCCTAGGATTGAAATCTGTATGCTTCCTGTTGGTGATGGAATCACTCTCTGCCGTAGGATTAAGTGA